The DNA sequence ttttggtggattttgtTTGTTCCTTGGGGTTTTTGTTGGTAAAGTTTGAGTTTTTTTGCTGTCATTGGTATCCAGGTATTGTTGCTTCATAGTGAAATTGATTAGCTCTCCAAAAGGCATCCAAGATTGCATTCTCCTCCATTGTTGCTCACATTTTACGCtcagatattttattatactatcttcaaatttattaattttaattataattacttttgtAATGGAAAATTGTATTTCTTGTATGTTAGATATGTGATTAATTATATACTTCAATATATTAACTTTTGTTGATGCATCAAGTTAGTTTgagtttcccgtttgagattcaaggaaaaaattatttaatgtctccaatatttgttaaagaaattgtattctttaaaaaataatatacagggaaacaatactaaaaatttataagtattgaatcttgaattgtcaaGTTAGACattttaagaagattaatcattttttcatagtttattagtatatatatatatatatatatatatatatatatatatatatatatatatatatatatatatatatatatatatatatatatcttaaaattcatgaatatttgtccaTGTTGATGCTCATATTACAACTAATTGAGAAACAATAACAATCGTATTGAATCAAATAATTTGCAACTTTGTCCttttatatacaattaaaattattgtaagtAGAAATTCAAGACCATTAAATATGTAAGGATAATTTtagcaaaatatataatagaaatgTACAACAGTTTCTAGAGCATTTACttgtaaattaattaatgttaaatgatattaaattatcatattattgtATCAAGATTCTGGTTGATTCCGAACTACATGTTGGTTATGATTGTATCAAGATTCTGGTTTGATATGTaggcaaaaataaaaacaaaaaatttatttcaaacaaAACGCTAAAATTAAACTTCGATTATTATCAAAACGGGTTTTAGTCTTCGATTATTACCAAAATTGAGATCtaatatcaccataaaataaataatttttataatcaaaGTGGTATTAGGCCTCAGTCACTACTAGAGCCGAGACCTAATCcttttctaattataatttttttaggagatattaaacaTCGATTATTTCAAGAACCTAGATCTaatatcctttttattttatattttggtttttaattaTGGTTGCATGCTTCGATTTTTTCAAGAATTAAAGCCTAATATTGAGGTTTAGGTTTCGGCGCCGAGAACTGAGATAAAAAGCCCACCATTTTTTCTATCTCATTTTAATGTCTTGATTGGTGATGTCATACATTGGTGTTGTCATGTGTCAAATTACACGAATAGcctaattaatcaattaattgttattattttttagtttaattcaattgtaagtttaaaaatatgttaaaggCTGAGTTGATAAACTGATCAGAAAATGTATGTggtaaaattaagtattaaaatagcttaattaaacataaaaaattatatatccaaTTATTTTGGTCATGAACTAGAATTAAACATGTGTTTATTCAAGTTagtagctttttttttttcatttttaagaaatagaTTGTTAGTTTCATTTTGTTgcgaaaaacaagaaaagagtAGATGATGAAGCTAGgagttttttaacttttatccaCTTACCTCCctttagtttttcttaaattttacttctaattttttaaataaatatccatttatatatatatatatatatatatatatatatatatatatatatatatatattatttttataatgacaGTGACACAGACACTCGTTATATCTTATTATTTCAGCTTTTATGTTTTGTAATTgtcatttgttttaaaatactatttgtacatattactaattatttatttttaacttataatcttCCTTACCTAACTTTTggttaatttatacatttaacaTCAAAGTTACTAGatcaattttcataattatcacGAATCATCGATAGAAATAAATTTTGGGTAAAACCAAATTTGCTTTACAATTTCAATTACATATGTATTTGAATGTAGCTTTTGTTGACggataaatgaaaaaaagtatCATGCATATGAGTTTTAAAGGAATTATTGCAAAAAGCaatatataagaataataatGTTATGATATTTCAGTCTTGGGTGTATTTTAATCAAATGTAATACTGAAATTAGTTTGGTGAGAGAAGAGATTATATGTGTAGCGCGTTGAAGGGAAGAAGAAGTGAGTTTGATGGGCTTTGTTGTATTTTAAGGTCCTTCTGAAATTGTAAAAATGGGTtcgttgaaattttttttgtaaaaaagggACAAGTTGTCAGGGTGATATTACAGGCGAAGTCGTCGTCCACCCTAccggtttctattttttttttcttcaaaaagtgaagtcgtcatctTGAAAGCCGGTTTCTTGAGGGAAAAAGTAAAGTCGTCCTTGCAAATGACgactttacttttttttgttgtttatgttGGAACTGGTGTTTAGTTTTTTGGAATGATAGTAGTAACAATGATGTTTGATGTCCTGAGGttcttttctccttcaaacCGTGGTGGGGCTAATGAGGTCATGCTCTTGCTTTGGATTTTCAAGGGAATTTTCACTGGTTTTGCCTCGGTCACTTAGGAAAAATGTTCGAAGAAGCATAGTGGAAGAAAATTGTCCTCAAAACTGCAATCATGTTCCTTAGAATCGTTTTTGCCATTTTCTTTGTATTAAATGCTCTAATATGAGGACAAAAGTCGTCTGGAGCAATGCTATTTAGAACAATGTTTGTCTTGATTATTTCATGGTCTGGGATCTCGGTGCCTATGTTTGATTTAAGAGGCAACAccagttaaaaatatatatataatctccacaataacaaaacaaattataaatgtcAACGTAAGATAAAAAATGAAGTTGTTACGTAGAAAcacgacttcactttttcacaaaGTGTCTCTCAGAATGACGacttcattttattaaaaaagaaaaaaaagaaaaccattagggtggaggacgacttcacctgaAATGTCGTCCTCTCCACCCTGACGACTTgccccacttttaaaaaaaatttcaactaacCCATTTTTccaatttcaagttcaaaaaaccctgaaatacaaaaaaaccGAGTTTGATGGTAAAGGAATTTATTGATCGATATGTTATCCAAAACTGGCGAACATATATACATGTAGGGCAACCCTCGATCGAACTCGATTTCGATCAGATTCATACAAAtaaccaataaataaatatatataaaacccTATACCCCTCAAAGAAGATACTCTCTAATAAACAATGCTTGCATGACGCATGCATGTGTGATTACACCGTGGTAGTTTTAACGATGGTGTTGAGGACGGTGACGCAATTGCCACTCAACTGGAAGAGCGTGGTGGCCTCCTGGCGGAAGGGCATTTCGACGCCGGGAGACTCGGTGTAAGCGTCGTCGCAGCTGGATTTGTAAGAAATCACGGCGCTCATTTTGCGATAAGCCTCCATCACGTTCATCTGAACCACCATATTCAAAGCTTCCTTTATGCTGTCCAACATGTCATCGTACTGAGTCTTGCAGATGTTGAGTGCGTCCAAGGCCTCCTTTGCGGTGGCGGGATCTTCCAGCTGCTTGGAGATGGAAGCGGCGATCTCGCTGGCCTTCTGGAGGGTGGCGTTGATCTCGCCCTCCACTGCTCTCACGGGGTCGAAGTTACCGGCGAGGACGGGGGCGATGGTATCCACACAGAGCGCCGGGTTATCGGTGCCACTGCAGAATTGTGTAAGCTCAGGGGGGACAGGTGCGACTAGAAGGTGGCGGGCGGAGGCGACGGTGGATAGGAGGAGGCAAGAGAGTGCTCCGATGAGGATAAAGGTTTTATTGAATCTGAACTGATCCATTTTCTCTCCTCCTTGATAGAAGCACGTCTTCTTCTTAGAGTAGAGAAGCGTCTTCTTCTTGGACAAGAGACAACGGATTAAATCGGGTTGCATTTTGTTCCAGGTATGGACGGGCTTTTATAGCTCATGTTTTCCATTATTTGCCTTCTTCTCCACACAAAACCACCGGCTCACCCCGTAAAACTCACCTATATGCGCTAACCAACTTATGATTTTCGTATGTTTCCTTCTAAAATGGACCCTAAATAAAGGGCTTGAATAGTAACTAAATTTGCCCATACACTTAGGTTTACCAAACTTTTAATTAtgcttttaagtttttttaattatatacagTTCagaactttttaattaaatatctaatcaCTAACATTGCTAAAAATTCCTTAAACACTGCTTGTGTTGTGTGACATTCTGACGTCGACACCCTAATTCCCCTctcaattttctctttcaaaatgataaaatattatatcaataataaatataataaaaaattgaaacagaataataatatatgtaattattagatgattttataaaatatagaagTTGTTAAGCATATCATAATGGGAGATCATGACTGATAACTACGCTAAGTAATCATTATAACATTTAGCTTCGTGATAGCAGTACAATGGGAACACAATGTCCATCTTTTAAACTCAAGAAATGTTTTTATCGACTTTGttttaatgtaaattattataatattatgctAGTATTTATATTTGACACAGGgtgaaataatgaaaaaaagcattatttacatttttatattatatataaaagtggtgcatcaataaaaatttaattacaaaattatagaaTTGTAGAAACTTTGTTAAAAGCTTGACAAAACTTCAAAGGCCtacttaataatttaaactaaaacaaaaattttgaggCCAAATTCACGAGAGAAGTGGTTAATAATCGGCTTAGATCCATTGATGTACCATTGAGAAAGAATAGGAGGCGTACTCTTCACGTTTAGATAATTggttagtaaaaaattatttgacatCAATAGTTACCATTTGACAGtctattataaaaataactagtcctaacaaaaataaacttttgtatttacaaagagaaaataaaataaaagatagtaaaaaatagtattaaatggGAGTAAAAGTTTTTTTGAATGTCAAAGTATTAAATGGTTATGTGCAAAGATGAAAATACCTCGGGTGAGAAGGAGGTATCCCTTTTGAGTGTTGAGAGAATAACATAAAGACAGTGACATTACGTGTTCTACACATTTGCTCCAGTCTTCAGCAGAATTATATCTTTCTGTTTTGGCCACTGTCCACTCACAACAACGAAAGAAAGACAAGATTGATTATGAAATTCATTATGCCTCAACTCATTATCAATTATGCCTTTCTTTTAACAACTTGTTATGTGTATTTTGTCTAGACATACATGTTGAAGATCACTTACAACAGtgttaaacacaaacacatgATTCACATAATCAAATTATGTGTACAtgcatgttattaatattagatTATTGATTGATTATGTAATTGATTGATTATGCATGGCCCCTCCCTGCCCTAACAGTGCTCCGCCACTGTCTGtgtgtcttattattgatagaaaaagtcttatttatagatacaacacaTGGTAATTCAGAAAGGatataaatcaaatagttaatacaaaaaGATTCTCTGGCCAAAAATTAAAGATGCTCATGTGGAAGGCTGCTAGGAGCACACACCCAGCAGTTTGGGAAAGAGTGATGTTAACaattaaagagttaaatattgATGCTTGCAGATACCTTATTGCTATACCTCCAAGGTATAGCTACTATACAAATACCTGATTTCTATACAAATACCTGATTTTTGTACAAATACCTGATATCAATACTGACACTATTATTTATGCAGGTTCTGGTCCAAATCTAGATTTAGTGGTCGAGCCATATGCGACACAATTGTCAACAATATGAGTGAAGCTTTAGAgttcttgtcatcctcaaagCAGCCATCTCTCTACAactacaaatcggggttaattcgtttctcgttgaaccaccaattGTGCACAAAGTGATACAACACgattgcctccaacgattacaaccagaggtaaaggaagaagattgggaccgtaacatacctatataatgggattgcaggaagaagaagattgcagcaataccaattgggaatggaggaacaagattgccaaaactcaccaactgcccaaacattccctaccaaaaccctagctcacttatttatcctcaaatatctaattaagccacctgtacagtacatgtaatacaccctaatacaaatcgtgccacatgtacaatgctccgttaatgatttaaacggcgttacagaaaaggaccaaataaaacacgaattgcgaaaatgaggatcattctaaacattcggtaaaaatgaggaccattttaaacattctgtgaaaatgaggaccattcgcaacaaacactacgaaaatgaggaccaaaaaggtatttaagccttttttttaatatgtaatagattaTTGCAAAagcaatatattaaaattataatgtgaTGATATTTCAATCTTGgggtttattttaatcaaatgtaATACTGATATGAAAAATGATCAAATGACTACTAATTTGTACTACTTCTCTTACCACCTTACGTGTCCTGGcacattccattttattttcttttttgaatttaattaaaagctGAAAAATGTGGCAGATGAAAGTGGGAGCTCACTTTCGCGCATGGGTTGAAAAATTCTCACTCTCTCACCTTATCTCATTCTTTGAAACATTTTGAAATAGAACCCTTTTCTTTTCACTCCGAAAAATTCACACTCTCTCACCCTTACCCCATTCTCTTTCTAACAGAACCCCTTTTCTCTTCACTCTAAAAAATTCCCAAACCTCTCACGCTTCCATTTAGGAACCCCACCCCCATCCCATTTGTTATAAACCAAGTATTGGTTTCCATTGTGGAAACTACAACTGGAAAAAGAATTCTCTCCTAAACTTGGTGGACCCAGGCTCTCCACACCAATAACACATCTCATCCCATTTGTTGTAAACCAAGTATTGGTTCCGTTGTGGGAAAACTTTCCTGACCCATATGGGTAATTAGCTTAAGACCCAAGACCAATTAAGTTGTAACCCACCAACGACTTTTTGGACAGaagtaaaataacaaatttggaTAGTGCAGGTGGATACAGAATTCCCTCCCAAACTTGGTGGACCCCAGGCTGTGCACACCAATAACAAACCCATCCCATTTGTTGTAAACCAAGTATTGGTTTCCATTGTGGGAAAACTTTCCTGACCCATGTGGATAATTAGCTTGCAACCCAAGACCAATTAAGTTGTAATCCACAACCGACTTTTTGAACAAAAGGTCATAACAGATAGTGCAAGTGGATACAAAATTTCCTTCAAAACTTGGTGGACCCCCGATTGTGCACACCAACAACACACCTATCCCATTTGTTCTAAACCATGTATTAGATTGCAAGCCAAAACTAATTAAGTTGTAACTTGTCAACGAATTTTTGGACAAAAGTAAGACAACAGATTTGGAAAGTGCAACTGCACACACAATTGCCTCCTAAACTTGGTGGACCCTAAGTTGTGCACACCAAAAACCTCATCTCATTTGTTCTAAACCAACTATTTGTGCATTTGTGGGTGAACTTCCCTCgccaatttttaaatttaacttgcaACCCAAGACATATTAAGTTGTAACCCACCAAGGATTTTATGAACAaagataaaataacatatttggATAGTGTAGTTAGATACACAATTACCTCCCAAACTTGGTCGACTTCAGCCTGTGCACACGAATAACATACCCCATCGCATTTGGTCTAAACCAACTATTTGTGCATTTATGAATGAACTTCCCTCgtccatttttaaatttaacttgcaACCTAAAACCAATTAACTAGTAACCCAAAAGTCACcttatgaacaaaacataaaacagaTTTGGAAAGTGTAGTTGGATACGGAATTCCCTCAAAAACTTGGTGGACCTTAGGCTATGCACACCCTGTTTGTTCTAAACCAACTATTTCTGCATTTGCGGGAAAACTTTCCtgacacatattttaaaaattaacttggAACCTAAGACTAAATAAGGTGTAATCCACCAACGATTTTTTggacaattttaaaaaacagaTTTAAAAAGTGCAACTGCATACACAATTGCCTCCCAAACTTGCTGGACCACAGCTTATGCACACCAATAATTCACCCATCAATGTGGTTGTAAACGAGGTTTAAGTtcaatttggaaaaaaatttgCCTTTTAAGTTCATTTTTCCAACAGATTTGGAAAGTCCACCAAGTTTGGAAGGGAATTATTTTTCCAGCTGCAGTTTCTACAATGGAAACCAATACTTAGTTTACAACAAATGGAATAGGGTGAGATTTCTAAATGGAAGCGTGAAAGGTTTGGGAATTTTTTAGAGTGAAGAGAGAAAGGGGTTATGTTAGAAAGAGAATGGGGTAA is a window from the Vigna unguiculata cultivar IT97K-499-35 chromosome 7, ASM411807v1, whole genome shotgun sequence genome containing:
- the LOC114191316 gene encoding uncharacterized protein LOC114191316, yielding MDQFRFNKTFILIGALSCLLLSTVASARHLLVAPVPPELTQFCSGTDNPALCVDTIAPVLAGNFDPVRAVEGEINATLQKASEIAASISKQLEDPATAKEALDALNICKTQYDDMLDSIKEALNMVVQMNVMEAYRKMSAVISYKSSCDDAYTESPGVEMPFRQEATTLFQLSGNCVTVLNTIVKTTTV